A single window of uncultured Sunxiuqinia sp. DNA harbors:
- a CDS encoding FecR domain-containing protein has protein sequence MSHKNEHTNKPRSWDNVERLNKRLEVTYKKSKADIWATMESKLESANEVKTIRLTDRPVFRWAVAASVVLVLGFTGLMRFYQVSLEAVPGQHLLVDLPDGSVVQLNAASSLSYHPYWWQFSRSLNFEGEAYFEVEKGSTFTVLSSKGSTSVLGTSFNIYSRDEDYRVACLTGKVRVTDNNDGKLVLLPNQKASLISSGFNVQKNVDLREETAWINQEFCFTSKSLSIVLNEIERQYGVQINGADTLNYKYTGNFNRRQNVEEVLGFVCKPFGIKFEKAGESEFRLTNMNP, from the coding sequence ATGAGCCACAAAAATGAACATACCAATAAACCGAGAAGCTGGGACAACGTTGAACGTCTGAACAAGCGATTGGAGGTGACTTATAAAAAATCGAAAGCCGACATTTGGGCAACAATGGAATCGAAGCTGGAGTCTGCGAACGAAGTGAAGACGATTCGCTTAACTGACCGTCCTGTCTTTCGTTGGGCGGTAGCAGCTTCTGTTGTTTTGGTTCTAGGGTTTACTGGCCTGATGCGCTTTTATCAGGTCTCGCTGGAGGCCGTTCCCGGGCAGCACCTGCTTGTTGATCTGCCCGACGGGTCGGTTGTGCAATTAAATGCGGCTTCATCGTTAAGTTATCATCCGTATTGGTGGCAATTCTCCCGAAGCCTCAACTTTGAGGGCGAAGCTTATTTTGAAGTCGAAAAAGGAAGCACGTTTACTGTTCTTTCTTCCAAAGGAAGCACTTCGGTACTGGGAACCAGCTTCAATATTTATTCGCGCGATGAAGATTATCGGGTTGCATGTTTAACCGGCAAAGTGCGAGTTACAGACAATAACGACGGAAAACTTGTTTTACTTCCCAACCAAAAAGCCAGTCTAATTTCATCCGGATTTAACGTGCAGAAAAATGTTGATTTAAGGGAGGAAACGGCCTGGATAAATCAGGAGTTTTGTTTCACCTCCAAAAGTTTAAGCATCGTGTTAAACGAAATTGAACGACAATATGGCGTTCAAATTAATGGTGCCGATACGCTCAATTACAAATACACCGGTAACTTTAACCGAAGACAAAATGTAGAAGAGGTTTTAGGTTTTGTTTGTAAACCATTCGGTATTAAATTTGAAAAAGCAGGAGAAAGTGAATTTCGCCTGACAAACATGAATCCTTAG
- a CDS encoding family 43 glycosylhydrolase: MARFFLIVIVFLFGSSCLAQNPIITHLYTADPSARVFNDTLFLYPSHDQDTATKFTMQDWHVFSTTDMKSWTDHGVAFSLDNISWADSRAWAPDCIKRNNRYYFYYPVDASKIGVAISDHPYGPFQDPLDSALIHIDTKGVVCNRDFIDPAAFIDDDGQAYLYMGQLAVNVIKLNEDMISYDDQVHVLEGVDDFFEAVWMHKYKGTYYLSYAAESGEIKYCTSDHPLGPFKYRGVILRKMNSGTNHHSIVEYKGQWYLFYHNSDLYFKNHPEVEPKFGWGHQGSPHPFRRSVCVDQLFYNEDGTIQEVIPTK, from the coding sequence ATGGCAAGATTTTTTCTAATTGTAATCGTTTTTTTGTTTGGCAGCAGTTGTTTGGCTCAAAATCCAATCATTACTCACCTCTATACTGCCGACCCGTCAGCGAGGGTGTTCAATGACACCTTATTTTTATATCCTTCACATGATCAGGATACAGCGACAAAATTTACCATGCAAGATTGGCATGTGTTTTCAACAACCGACATGAAAAGCTGGACCGATCACGGTGTCGCATTTTCATTAGACAATATTAGTTGGGCCGATTCCCGGGCATGGGCACCAGATTGTATCAAGCGAAATAACCGATATTATTTCTACTATCCTGTTGATGCCAGTAAAATTGGAGTTGCCATAAGCGATCATCCGTATGGTCCATTTCAAGATCCGCTGGATTCAGCATTGATTCATATCGATACAAAAGGGGTCGTTTGTAATCGTGATTTTATTGATCCGGCAGCCTTCATTGACGACGACGGGCAGGCTTATCTTTACATGGGGCAATTGGCAGTCAATGTTATAAAGTTGAATGAAGACATGATTTCTTACGACGATCAGGTTCATGTACTGGAGGGAGTCGATGACTTTTTTGAAGCCGTTTGGATGCATAAATACAAGGGGACGTATTATCTATCATATGCTGCTGAAAGTGGTGAAATAAAATACTGTACGAGCGATCATCCACTGGGGCCGTTTAAATATCGGGGAGTAATTTTAAGGAAGATGAATAGTGGAACCAATCATCACTCCATTGTAGAATATAAAGGCCAATGGTATTTATTTTATCACAATTCAGACCTCTATTTTAAAAATCATCCTGAGGTGGAACCTAAGTTTGGCTGGGGACATCAGGGAAGTCCACACCCGTTTCGCAGATCGGTTTGTGTAGATCAACTTTTTTACAATGAGGATGGAACTATTCAGGAGGTAATTCCTACAAAATAA
- a CDS encoding XRE family transcriptional regulator — MAKKYDLGKKISQIRESKKVGQQEMAEKTNLDIDQLKKIEKGEVLPSLAPLIKIARALGVRLGTFLDDSSNLGPAIVRADEHETGVRFSSQQSGSREHLNFLSLAFDKVGRNMEPFVVEIEPGQQSDYMLSSHEGEEFIYVLEGVVEINYGKELYQLKKGDSIYMDSVVSHNVHAANDDPARILAVVYAPY, encoded by the coding sequence ATGGCAAAGAAATATGACCTTGGTAAAAAGATTTCCCAAATTCGTGAATCCAAGAAAGTCGGTCAACAAGAGATGGCCGAAAAAACAAATCTGGATATTGATCAGCTAAAGAAAATTGAAAAAGGCGAAGTGCTGCCGTCATTGGCTCCACTCATTAAAATAGCACGAGCTCTGGGTGTTCGGCTGGGAACTTTTTTAGACGACAGCTCTAACTTAGGGCCTGCCATTGTGCGAGCCGATGAACACGAAACAGGCGTTAGATTCAGTTCGCAGCAAAGTGGTTCGCGCGAGCACCTGAACTTTCTCTCGCTGGCTTTCGACAAGGTTGGCCGAAATATGGAACCTTTTGTTGTTGAAATTGAACCCGGCCAGCAATCTGACTACATGCTTTCGTCTCACGAAGGTGAAGAATTTATTTATGTGCTGGAAGGAGTCGTTGAAATTAACTACGGCAAAGAGTTATATCAGCTCAAAAAAGGAGATAGCATTTACATGGACTCTGTCGTGTCGCACAATGTCCATGCCGCGAACGACGATCCTGCGCGTATTTTAGCTGTTGTTTACGCTCCATATTAA
- a CDS encoding TonB-dependent receptor plug domain-containing protein, whose product MNQYLIIILFLVSTSLSWAQQVEINCQQKQLNELLVELRESYDLQLSFDDENLAQYKVSVSKKFSSPENAFDYLLKDLPVAYEKAGEVFLFYQERQAVTRSRFLLSGQVKDRLSSEALPFSNLSVNGLGMVTDQQGMFSLVSASDSLFHVQISYLGYYLKDTVVKAGSHLVLPLTPSTYELREIQVEGSRVIKSLQIGNKAGVMRVNHQVAKYLPGNGDNSVFNLLRLQPGILAAGEQSNDLVIWGSYEGQTQVLFDGFTLFGMKNFNDNISAVNPFMAKDILVLKGAYEAKYGGRVGGLLNITGIDGDTRELDLKLSLNNMTINGLLSIPVEKRSALVVAFRQTYYELYDSRQLSFRNSRGVNSPAITNQTIYPDYNFRDLNFKYSGSTSGGDMYFISSLIAEDRFSNNLDISDSWHGTYEDHEHNKQYALSALYQKNWNSSSRTKFSGAFSTLNKEVETVRLIERQRNNGNGMGNGNNNRIDKNQQLLNEVSEANFSVENQMPLAEKHQLTIGSSFILNEVSFEEDSFDVQIVRQGHTGSRFNFFLEDAISLSRMIELKLGLRTSYSLNLNQFFWQPRISAGIQLTNAFKLNLAAGIHNQFINRSSLIDDDGNYHYYWLVCDEETVPVLDARHFVTGLTYHKNNFTFSLEGFYKETEGLTSYIRNLRFEDVFEGQSKTTGLDVFLKQDFGAHSAWLSYTLSETLEQFDYFQQPVYRRALHDQRHEVKTAVLFNFNPFHFSANYVYGSGFPDPRLTDSEDFERDYHRLDVSATYSWQTKSFVLEGGLSILNLLDYNNLKYANFIQVPDDQELSINLQAEAIPFTPTVFLNFSF is encoded by the coding sequence TTGAACCAATATCTCATCATTATTCTATTTTTAGTTTCAACAAGCTTAAGTTGGGCACAACAAGTTGAAATCAACTGTCAACAAAAGCAATTGAACGAACTGCTGGTTGAGTTGCGAGAGAGCTATGACTTGCAGCTTTCCTTTGACGATGAAAATCTGGCTCAATACAAAGTAAGTGTCAGTAAAAAATTTAGCTCACCGGAAAACGCATTTGATTATCTATTGAAAGATCTTCCTGTTGCTTATGAAAAAGCCGGGGAGGTTTTTTTGTTTTACCAAGAGCGACAAGCTGTAACACGATCGAGATTTCTGCTTAGCGGGCAAGTAAAGGACCGGTTGAGCTCAGAGGCATTACCCTTTTCAAACCTGTCGGTTAACGGATTGGGAATGGTAACCGACCAGCAAGGCATGTTTTCGTTGGTGAGTGCTTCCGATAGTCTGTTTCATGTCCAGATATCGTATTTGGGGTATTATTTAAAAGACACCGTTGTGAAGGCAGGAAGTCATTTGGTGCTGCCTTTGACTCCCTCAACCTACGAACTTCGGGAAATACAAGTGGAAGGTTCACGGGTGATAAAATCGCTACAAATTGGAAATAAAGCCGGAGTCATGCGTGTGAATCATCAGGTGGCCAAGTACCTGCCCGGAAACGGCGACAACTCGGTATTTAATCTTTTGCGGTTACAACCGGGCATTCTGGCTGCCGGCGAGCAGTCGAACGACTTGGTTATTTGGGGCAGTTACGAAGGACAAACACAGGTGTTGTTTGATGGTTTTACCTTGTTTGGTATGAAAAATTTCAATGACAACATCAGTGCGGTCAATCCATTTATGGCAAAAGATATTCTGGTACTTAAAGGAGCTTACGAAGCAAAATACGGAGGAAGAGTTGGAGGCTTGTTAAATATTACCGGAATTGATGGTGACACGCGTGAGTTGGATTTGAAACTGAGTTTGAATAACATGACTATAAACGGTTTATTAAGCATTCCGGTAGAAAAGCGCTCGGCGTTGGTGGTGGCTTTCCGACAAACGTATTACGAATTGTACGATTCCAGGCAGCTCTCCTTCCGAAATAGCAGGGGAGTTAATTCACCCGCAATTACAAATCAAACGATTTATCCGGATTACAACTTTCGCGATCTGAATTTTAAATATTCCGGCTCAACTTCCGGAGGAGACATGTATTTCATCAGTTCGTTAATTGCCGAAGACCGTTTCTCCAACAATTTAGACATAAGTGATTCCTGGCACGGAACATACGAAGATCATGAACACAACAAACAGTATGCATTGTCGGCCCTTTATCAGAAAAATTGGAATTCGAGCAGCAGAACTAAATTTTCTGGGGCATTTTCTACGCTTAATAAAGAAGTTGAGACAGTTCGGCTTATAGAACGGCAACGGAATAATGGCAATGGAATGGGCAACGGCAACAACAATCGGATTGACAAAAATCAGCAATTGCTAAATGAAGTATCAGAAGCAAATTTTTCGGTTGAAAATCAAATGCCTTTGGCTGAGAAGCATCAATTGACAATCGGTAGCTCCTTTATTCTCAATGAAGTGAGCTTTGAAGAGGATTCATTCGATGTACAGATCGTTCGGCAGGGACATACCGGCAGTCGGTTCAACTTTTTCCTGGAAGACGCAATTTCATTGAGCCGCATGATTGAACTGAAACTGGGCTTGCGAACCAGTTATTCATTAAATCTGAATCAGTTTTTTTGGCAACCACGGATTTCGGCAGGAATTCAATTGACCAACGCATTCAAGTTAAACCTAGCTGCCGGAATTCATAACCAATTTATTAATCGCAGTTCGTTGATTGACGATGATGGCAATTATCATTACTACTGGCTGGTTTGCGACGAGGAAACTGTCCCGGTACTGGATGCCAGACACTTTGTAACCGGACTGACATACCATAAGAACAATTTCACCTTCAGTTTGGAAGGCTTTTATAAAGAGACAGAAGGACTAACCAGCTATATTCGGAATTTAAGGTTTGAAGATGTATTTGAAGGACAAAGTAAGACGACAGGGTTAGATGTTTTCCTGAAACAAGATTTTGGAGCTCATTCTGCTTGGTTAAGTTACACGCTAAGTGAAACACTCGAGCAGTTTGATTATTTCCAACAGCCAGTTTATCGGCGAGCCTTGCACGATCAGCGGCACGAGGTAAAAACGGCTGTTTTGTTCAATTTCAACCCGTTTCATTTTTCGGCCAACTATGTGTATGGCTCCGGCTTTCCTGATCCGCGCCTTACAGATAGCGAAGACTTCGAGAGAGATTACCATCGTTTGGATGTTTCAGCAACCTACAGCTGGCAAACTAAAAGCTTTGTGCTGGAAGGAGGACTATCGATTTTAAACCTACTTGACTACAACAATCTGAAGTATGCTAATTTCATTCAAGTGCCCGATGATCAGGAGCTGTCCATCAACTTGCAGGCAGAAGCGATTCCTTTTACGCCAACTGTTTTTCTAAACTTTTCATTTTAA
- a CDS encoding cupin domain-containing protein has product MKDIKKLSKSNNYSAVNLGNLNDLMEYSLIHPVNKKLIEGKVFLKDATDATGTQISFNSLPPHTEQPYFHIHWKNEETYIIIKGAGYFQVDEDCFPIEEGSVVRVAPPGKRGICNASDETMIYVVIQAKENSLEEHTTKDGERLAVDPKWKEFL; this is encoded by the coding sequence ATGAAAGACATCAAGAAATTATCGAAGAGTAATAATTACAGTGCTGTGAATCTGGGTAATTTGAATGATTTAATGGAGTACTCCTTAATTCATCCGGTGAATAAAAAGCTTATCGAAGGGAAAGTCTTCCTAAAAGATGCAACAGATGCAACAGGTACCCAAATTTCGTTTAACTCACTTCCTCCACACACCGAGCAGCCTTATTTTCATATACATTGGAAAAACGAAGAAACTTATATCATTATAAAGGGTGCTGGCTATTTTCAGGTTGACGAAGATTGCTTTCCAATTGAAGAGGGAAGTGTGGTGCGAGTTGCTCCGCCCGGGAAACGTGGTATTTGTAATGCATCTGACGAAACAATGATCTATGTGGTTATCCAGGCAAAAGAGAATTCCCTGGAAGAACACACGACTAAAGATGGGGAGAGACTTGCGGTTGATCCGAAGTGGAAAGAATTTTTATAG
- a CDS encoding AMP-binding protein, whose product MQLLDYTLGGIIEKYAYETPDQEFMVYPDRDLRFTYSEFNKRVNKLAKGLMYTGVMPGDKVGIWANNVPDWLTFMFATAKIGAVLVTINTNYKLSELEFLLKNADIHTLCLIDGWRDGDYVNMIFELIPELKTHSRGALKSGKFPVLKNVVFIGQEKHRGMYNTAELILLGEHLDELELEDAKLKVNPHGVVNMQYTSGTTGFPKGVMLSHHNILNNGYSVGQCMKYTANDRLLVCVPLFHCFGCVLAVCAIISHGATMVITENFDPLMVLASVEKEKCTALYGVPTMFIAELNHPMFDLFDLSSLRTGIMAGSLCPIETMNQVMTKMHIKDIIIVYGLTESSPGMTATRTHNSPEVRSTTVGFELPNVEVKILNPETGEECEDEEQGEVCCRGYNVMKGYYNNDEATQKAIDDEGWLHSGDLGIKTEEGFFRITGRIKDMIIRGGENIYPREIENYLFQLPQIEAVEVAGIPSAKYGEQVGAFIKLKAGQSLAEEEVKEYCRGQIARFKIPKYVFFVEEFPMTASGKIQKYKLKNIGLQLLEEQGIEVK is encoded by the coding sequence ATGCAATTACTTGACTACACGCTTGGCGGAATTATAGAGAAATACGCGTACGAAACACCCGATCAGGAATTCATGGTTTATCCTGACCGCGATTTACGTTTCACCTACAGCGAATTTAACAAACGGGTTAACAAACTGGCCAAAGGACTGATGTACACTGGTGTAATGCCCGGAGACAAAGTGGGTATTTGGGCCAACAATGTCCCCGATTGGTTAACCTTCATGTTTGCGACCGCGAAAATTGGAGCCGTATTGGTCACCATCAATACCAACTACAAGCTGTCTGAGCTCGAGTTTTTGCTGAAAAACGCCGATATACACACCCTTTGCTTAATTGATGGTTGGCGCGACGGCGATTACGTGAATATGATTTTTGAGTTGATTCCGGAGCTGAAAACCCACTCGCGTGGTGCCTTAAAGTCGGGGAAATTTCCGGTGCTTAAAAATGTAGTTTTCATCGGACAAGAGAAACACCGGGGAATGTACAATACCGCCGAGCTGATTCTGCTGGGCGAACATCTGGATGAGCTAGAACTGGAAGATGCCAAGCTGAAAGTCAATCCACACGGTGTTGTGAACATGCAATACACATCAGGAACAACCGGTTTCCCGAAAGGGGTGATGTTGTCGCATCATAACATTCTGAATAACGGTTACTCGGTTGGACAATGCATGAAATACACGGCCAACGACCGTTTACTGGTTTGTGTGCCACTATTCCATTGCTTTGGATGCGTGCTGGCAGTTTGTGCCATTATCAGTCATGGCGCCACGATGGTGATTACCGAAAACTTCGATCCACTAATGGTTTTGGCTTCAGTAGAAAAAGAAAAATGCACGGCTCTTTATGGCGTACCAACCATGTTTATCGCCGAGCTGAACCATCCCATGTTCGATCTGTTCGATCTTAGTTCGCTGCGTACCGGCATCATGGCCGGATCGTTATGCCCCATTGAAACCATGAACCAAGTGATGACGAAGATGCACATCAAAGACATTATTATCGTTTACGGACTAACCGAGTCATCGCCGGGCATGACGGCCACACGAACCCACAACTCACCTGAAGTGCGGTCGACAACCGTGGGTTTTGAACTTCCCAATGTGGAAGTAAAGATTTTAAACCCGGAAACCGGCGAAGAATGTGAGGACGAAGAGCAAGGCGAAGTTTGCTGCCGGGGATACAATGTAATGAAAGGCTATTACAACAACGATGAGGCAACTCAGAAAGCCATTGACGATGAAGGCTGGCTGCATTCGGGCGACCTGGGAATTAAAACGGAAGAAGGTTTTTTCCGAATTACCGGCCGTATAAAAGACATGATTATTCGCGGTGGTGAAAATATTTATCCACGCGAAATTGAAAACTACCTGTTTCAACTACCACAAATTGAAGCCGTGGAAGTAGCTGGAATCCCCAGTGCCAAATATGGAGAACAAGTGGGTGCATTTATCAAACTAAAAGCCGGACAAAGCCTTGCCGAAGAAGAAGTAAAGGAATACTGCCGCGGACAAATTGCCCGTTTTAAAATCCCTAAATACGTCTTTTTTGTAGAAGAATTCCCGATGACCGCCAGCGGAAAAATTCAGAAATATAAACTGAAAAACATTGGACTTCAACTTTTGGAAGAACAAGGAATTGAAGTAAAATAA
- a CDS encoding sigma-70 family RNA polymerase sigma factor, with protein MTKQEFKQLFDRYFDGIRNYIYYRSGDVDLATDLVQDVFLKLWEKQVDFNEKPNVGLLYKMASDEFISRYRRQQLEISYQKGLTFNLHEVTPEEELEEKELQAEYEKALAGLSEKQRVVFLMSRMDGLKYFEIADRLNISVKAVEKRMKYALDDLKKKLLIS; from the coding sequence TTGACAAAACAAGAGTTTAAACAGTTGTTTGATAGGTATTTTGATGGGATTCGAAATTACATCTATTATCGGTCGGGAGACGTGGATTTAGCCACTGATCTGGTACAGGATGTCTTTTTGAAGCTATGGGAAAAACAAGTTGATTTTAATGAAAAACCGAATGTTGGACTGCTCTATAAAATGGCTAGTGACGAATTTATCAGTCGGTATCGCAGGCAACAATTGGAAATCAGTTATCAAAAAGGCCTTACGTTTAATCTGCATGAAGTGACCCCCGAAGAAGAGCTGGAGGAGAAGGAATTGCAAGCGGAATATGAAAAAGCCTTGGCCGGATTATCGGAAAAACAGCGAGTGGTTTTTTTAATGAGCCGGATGGATGGCCTGAAATATTTTGAAATTGCTGATCGACTAAATATCAGTGTGAAAGCTGTTGAAAAACGCATGAAATATGCCTTGGATGATTTGAAAAAGAAATTACTTATATCATGA
- a CDS encoding N-acetylmuramoyl-L-alanine amidase-like domain-containing protein gives MIKWFLFVFCLSLFSGCQSAGKRSVNCLRESSQRPIVCQLSDSSKIQLVLAQYANSSELSTAELVAETAKQFLGIPYVSHTLEHGATEPLTVEVDGLDCTTFVETALALARTIKSGEPEFDQFANQLETIRYRDGKRDGYPSRLHYFSDWIFNNQQYGLVSQPAAEFGKPLDIEVNFMSTHPNSYEVLKDNPELVKTIANQERAISARDYFYLPKSEFASNEKCLKTGDIIGIVTSINGLDVAHTGILLEVGDRIHLMHASTLSNQVIISEQPFSEILQGKKSYLGVIVARPMN, from the coding sequence ATGATCAAGTGGTTTCTTTTTGTCTTCTGTCTTAGTTTATTTTCGGGTTGTCAATCGGCAGGAAAAAGAAGCGTGAATTGTTTGCGGGAGTCTTCTCAACGTCCGATTGTGTGCCAGTTGAGCGACAGTTCAAAGATTCAGTTGGTTTTAGCTCAATATGCAAATTCGTCCGAGCTTTCAACAGCTGAGCTGGTTGCTGAAACGGCTAAGCAGTTTTTGGGAATTCCATATGTGTCGCATACGCTGGAACATGGAGCAACCGAACCATTGACTGTTGAGGTAGATGGGCTGGATTGCACCACCTTTGTTGAAACAGCATTGGCACTTGCCCGAACCATAAAAAGTGGAGAGCCTGAGTTTGATCAATTTGCCAACCAATTGGAAACCATTCGTTACCGCGATGGAAAAAGAGATGGCTACCCAAGCCGACTGCATTATTTCAGCGATTGGATTTTTAACAATCAGCAATACGGACTGGTAAGCCAACCGGCTGCTGAGTTTGGGAAACCGCTCGATATTGAAGTGAACTTTATGTCGACTCACCCGAATAGTTATGAAGTATTGAAAGACAATCCGGAGCTGGTCAAAACTATTGCAAATCAGGAACGAGCGATTTCGGCGCGTGACTATTTCTACTTGCCAAAATCAGAATTTGCATCCAACGAAAAGTGCCTGAAGACGGGCGATATTATTGGAATCGTAACCAGCATTAACGGGCTGGACGTTGCCCATACCGGTATTTTACTTGAAGTTGGTGACCGCATTCATCTAATGCATGCTTCAACGCTCAGTAACCAGGTTATTATTTCGGAGCAACCATTTTCAGAAATATTACAGGGCAAAAAATCATATTTGGGCGTTATCGTCGCTCGCCCAATGAATTGA
- a CDS encoding patatin-like phospholipase family protein: protein MTEPKTIRIGICMAGAVSAGAYTAGVIDYLIEALENWQKAKDLNLPGVPKHDVKIEVLTGASAGGMTAAITACAVQQKFPHINPDNYRTSENTENPIYDAWVNLTETEDLSMMDQMLADDDIRGNKAHEVKSIFDSGFIERVASRIIDTSVKDPEVNRPYIADDLEILTTQTNLKGFNYELEFKTALGKSVHRMTRHQDLVHFKINDTGTYEGDGKIPLSFSTMEGKNKALLIDAAIATGAFPVGLSPRKVNREARYVLENPYLNTANKQMLLNKITNYVCVNVDGGVINNEPFGLTDQVLAKRKQQEQEAAEIPKEAENDQIKKSASSFDTTLIMIDPFPSEQGAWEDEESLDAIKFAVPGLLNAMRAQLMFKEQELQNAFDEDEDNYTRFMVLPVRYKNEEKQNFALACGGLGGFAGFFKKEFREHDFMLGRRNCQLFLQKYFSVPADKENPILTFGYEGIDQFRVKPGDGKTDFLPIIPDMRVTERADGTATLLTEVPEETGIDYDSVKMKLSVLMSLEELMKNRFQVVLKNILNGDKKNKGTAVESEIIARIRKKSKLNKFLNKKVMKLVRKIGIKQAKNIMAEKFIDAVIREMEIRKLLDDDLKNS from the coding sequence ATGACTGAGCCCAAAACAATTCGAATAGGTATTTGTATGGCTGGAGCTGTTTCTGCAGGTGCCTACACTGCAGGTGTTATCGACTACCTGATAGAAGCGTTGGAAAACTGGCAAAAGGCTAAAGACCTCAACTTACCCGGAGTTCCGAAACACGATGTAAAAATTGAAGTATTGACCGGAGCATCGGCAGGAGGAATGACCGCAGCTATCACCGCATGTGCGGTTCAACAAAAGTTTCCGCACATCAATCCGGACAACTACCGAACTTCCGAGAATACAGAAAATCCGATTTATGATGCTTGGGTAAACCTCACCGAAACGGAAGACCTGAGCATGATGGATCAAATGCTTGCCGATGACGACATTCGCGGAAATAAAGCCCATGAGGTAAAATCAATTTTTGATTCAGGATTCATCGAGCGTGTTGCCTCCCGCATTATCGACACCTCGGTAAAAGACCCGGAAGTAAACCGGCCATACATCGCTGATGACCTGGAGATATTAACCACTCAAACGAATTTAAAAGGATTCAATTACGAACTGGAGTTTAAAACAGCACTCGGGAAAAGTGTTCACCGCATGACCCGTCATCAGGACCTCGTTCATTTCAAAATAAATGACACCGGAACTTACGAAGGAGACGGAAAAATTCCCCTTTCATTTTCGACGATGGAAGGCAAAAACAAAGCGCTGCTTATTGATGCCGCCATCGCAACCGGCGCCTTCCCGGTTGGACTGAGCCCACGAAAAGTAAACCGCGAAGCTCGTTATGTCTTAGAAAATCCATACTTAAATACCGCCAACAAACAAATGCTACTTAATAAAATAACAAATTACGTATGTGTGAATGTTGATGGCGGTGTTATTAATAACGAGCCTTTTGGATTAACTGACCAGGTTTTGGCAAAGCGAAAACAACAAGAACAGGAAGCAGCCGAGATACCCAAAGAGGCAGAAAATGACCAAATCAAGAAGTCGGCTTCTTCGTTTGACACCACCCTAATCATGATTGACCCCTTCCCCAGCGAACAGGGAGCTTGGGAGGACGAAGAATCTCTGGATGCGATTAAATTTGCTGTGCCGGGCTTGCTGAATGCCATGCGCGCCCAGTTGATGTTTAAAGAGCAAGAACTTCAAAATGCTTTTGACGAGGATGAAGATAACTACACACGATTCATGGTGCTTCCGGTGCGTTACAAAAACGAAGAGAAACAGAATTTTGCCTTAGCATGCGGCGGTTTAGGGGGGTTTGCCGGCTTCTTCAAAAAAGAGTTCCGCGAGCACGACTTTATGCTCGGGCGGCGAAATTGCCAGCTTTTTCTGCAAAAGTATTTCAGCGTACCAGCCGATAAAGAAAACCCGATCCTGACGTTTGGCTACGAGGGAATCGATCAGTTCAGAGTGAAACCCGGAGATGGGAAAACTGATTTCCTACCTATCATTCCGGATATGCGGGTAACGGAAAGAGCTGATGGGACGGCAACTCTTCTAACCGAAGTTCCGGAAGAAACAGGCATTGACTACGATTCGGTAAAAATGAAGCTAAGCGTACTGATGTCACTGGAAGAGCTTATGAAAAACCGTTTTCAGGTCGTTCTGAAAAACATTTTGAACGGCGACAAGAAGAATAAAGGAACTGCTGTTGAAAGTGAGATTATCGCACGAATCAGGAAAAAAAGTAAGCTGAACAAGTTTCTGAATAAAAAAGTGATGAAATTGGTTCGAAAAATTGGGATTAAGCAAGCTAAAAATATTATGGCCGAAAAGTTTATTGATGCCGTTATTCGTGAAATGGAAATCCGGAAGCTGCTCGACGATGACTTGAAAAATAGCTGA